Within Vigna unguiculata cultivar IT97K-499-35 chromosome 2, ASM411807v1, whole genome shotgun sequence, the genomic segment gttaattatatttgagCACTAATCTGTTAGGTTTTTTGTTCATTTAGATTTTTTTGGAATGGAGGTTGAGAGAAGAAGATCATGAGAATGAAATTATTCGAGAAGCCTTGCAACTTGGAGACGAAGGGCAATCCAAAAAAGCGCATGTAGATAACAAGGCTGCGTCGACGCAAGACTTGTTAAAGAAGCTGCGAAAGCATGGAAGACGCCTACAGAAGTTGAAGAAGCACATGACGGAATTGCGTGAAGAAATATTGTCTAGATCTCATGTAGGGgatgaagaagaaggagaaaatgTTGACGAGAAGGGTGCGAAAGGTGTACACAAAAAAGGTGATGTTGAGGTTGAGGTTGAAGAGCGTGAGCAGGAGGATGAAATTGGTGAACGTGTTCATAAAGGTTTTGACTTGAATTCTGAATCTGATGTTGCCCAGTTTGGGGAGGTTTTAGCACTTCAAGTCATTGCTCCATATGATCCACAACAGCTATCAATTAATTCATTAGGGGTTGACTTGATGAAGTTGTACAACACTGTGACTTATGACCGTACTCCTTACaggtattattaattaattttttatgacatGTATGAAAATGATTAAACAAACCATGATATTTGTTACTGACAGACTTAAATTGTAGGTTGGTGGCCAATATAAATGGCCAAATTTTGGGCACCTCTGAATGCTCTGGTTTTGGTCCTCCAAATAAGGTGGACAATATGGTAAGAActgttttttgtatttctatttcTATGAAAGTGAGGTGATGATGTTCGGGACGCAATGGTTTGTgatcaataatttatttgaaaatctgAAGACCAAAATTTATGTAGTCAGTCCCCATGTAATATCAGAGCAGTCCCCACGCCTGGTCACAAcagtatgtttttatttaattgtaaatctCCCCAAGCAAGGAACATAAAGCTTTTTTTAGCCCTTTGTAAcatgaatttaatttcattttcatttgccTGATTTGGTGAATCCTTTTGTGTAGGCTGTTTTGTTCGGTGCAAGCACAATGATGTACTTTGAACGACGCAAATATGGTCATGTTAAGCGAGTAGCTTTCAATCCGTTATATGCGGTACAACAACTTAATGTTTGATTACGAATGACTTAGCTTTAATGTTTGATTACGAATGACTTAGTTGTGATTGTAGACTCATGTTCTGCACGACTCACGAAGGATGAAGATTAATAGACGGCAATGGATATTGAAAGACTATGAGGCTTACTTTCGTGCAGGATTGATTTCTGTAGAGGATATTGTGGATGCTGATTTTGTGAGATTCCTCttcatatatgtaatttttgttGCATAGTTAATACTTTCAAAGTTTAGtgatacatttattatttaatgcaGTTGTTTGCCCCAATGGTGCATGAAGGTCATTGGTGGTGCTATGCTGTAAATTGTCAACAGAAGAAGCTTTATGTGTTGGATTCAATTGGACATTCGAATAAAAATCGCAAAAGAGTAGACAACGCTATTGTAAGCACTACAAATCTGCAATATACGTTTTGTATTTCTTGtcataaatgtttattttattgatttcatGATTGATGGTAGGCTCATAATATGGGATTGCTTTTTGGTATGCTGTTGAAATGTGGTGATGATGAATATCCAATATTTGAAGCAGAATGCCACAATACTCCTATTCAACCAAACTTGTATGTGTTTTCATTTATACAATCTAAATGAGTTGTTTTTCCATGTTTTGTCTGAATTTGTGATGAGGAATGTATTTATTTGGCTTCATGTAGGTATGACTGTGGCATTATTGTTTTTCAAATGATGGAGTTGTGGGATGGTGAAAAGAAATTTGATGACAATACCATGCCCAACTACACCAATGTAAGTTACAAGATGATTAAGTTGTTACTTTTTACATTGTGTATTATAATGTGATTTATTGAGTGggaattttgttatttgttatgcAGGACCAACTACAACAGATTAGGCAACAATACATATGGAAATGGATTTTAGATGTAGACAACATTCAGAGGCAAGATGTGCTACAGTACTATGAGTTGTTAGTTAGACGTTAGGGTTTGGTGAACATTTGACCTCTTACTGTACTGCAATATCAAGTACAAGACTGAATTTAACTTTTTGTGTTGTAATGAAGTACATCAATGTACAAAATCGTTAGGTAGATCCCCTGTAATTATTTCATGGGTCCCCTCTTTAAGTTGACTGTTGGTGTTGTATGCTTCATGACAACATGTTAAGACtctgtatttatgttttatttactgGAATGTGACAGTTCAGTTTAGCAGACCATTTCCATTTAATTGGGTTAAGTTTTTCATTATGTAATTGGGAATCTGTACCATTTAGGAACTGATATTTAAGGTCATTCACACAAAGGTGAGGTAATGATATTCTGCTGGTCAGTATGtagcaaaaaaattatttgttgctCTCCCCGCAAAATGTGAGACCACTCCCCACACATGGGTTGAGTATTTATTTGTAGCATATGATAATGATTATAACCGAGGATGATTAAGGAATTTTGAGTACTTTCTAAGTTTTTCTTATTACTACGAGATGAAGATGTGCAGGTTATGATGTGTGTTCCATTTCTTATGTAAGAGTGTGCAGGCCAAAATATTTGGCTACACTCCCCACATAAATAGAGGCCACTCCCCACGTATGGGAGCCTAAccttttgttattcattttaaaatgcttcGAATAAGGCGTGCATCAACACTATTGAGGAGtttgtaacttttatttaatatggtgtacatgagtgtgtgtgtgtgtgtgcacaTTATGGTCTGTGCATGAATGTTGTAGACCTTGTGTTaggttttcctttttttaattacGAAATTATGCAGACTAAAAACTTTGTCACCGCTCCCCATATAATTTAACCCCGATCCCCACCTCTGGAAggagtaatttattttatttcattggaTATGCCTCTAAGGAAGGGAGACAAACCCATTCCGGCCCTTACTcactttgatttaatttaatttccatgTATGTGAGGTCATGATGTTGTTGACCTTGTAGTGGGtcttccatttttaatttttaattgtgaagaCCAAAATCTTTTGTACCACTCCCCATTTAATTTGACAGCACTCCCCATGTCTGGGAGGGGTTGTTTGTTTGTTTACTTAGCTATGCGTCCTTGGAAGGAAGACAAACCACTTTTCAGCCCTTAGTcactttcatttaattttattttcacgtGTGTGAGGTCATGATGTGGTTGACCTTGTGGTGGGTGTTTGAATTTGTTATACGAAATGATGAATACCAAAATCTTGTGTACCACTCCCCATTTAATTTGACAGCACTCCCCACCTCTGGAAGGGgatctttttttaatttcattagaCATGCCTCCAAGGAAAGAAGACAAAGCCCATTCCAGCAGTTACTcactttcatttaattttatttccatGTATGTGAGGTCACGATGTTGTTGACCTTGTGGTGgctcttctatttttaatttttaattgtgaagaCCAAAATCTTTTGTACCACTCCCCACGTAATTTGACAGCACTCCCCATGTCTGGGAGGGGTTGTTTGTTTGTTTACTTAGCTATGCGTCCTTGGAAGGAAGACAAACCATTTTTCAGCACTTAGTcactttcatttaattttattttcacgtGTGTGAGGTCATGATGTGGTTGACCTTGTGGTGGGTGTTTGAATTTGTTATACGAAATGATGAAGACCAAAATCTTGTGTACCACTCCCAATTTAATTTGACAGCACTCCTCACCTCTGGAAGgggatatttttttaatttcattggATATGCCTCCAAGGAAAGAAGACAAAGCCCATTCCAGTCGTTACtcactttcatttatttttatttccatgTATGTGAGGTCACGATGTTGTTGACCTTGTGGTGGCtcttccatttttaatttttaattgtgaagaCAAAAATCTTATGTACCACTCCCCATTTAATTTGCGAGCACTCCCCACCTCTAGAAGGGgatctttttttaatttcattggAGATGGCTCGTTGGAAGGAAGGGAAAGGCCATTCCAGCCCTTAGTCACTTTCATTATGTTGACCACATTACGGTGCGTGTAAAATGATGTATGAGCTTATCATGTTGACAAAACTTAGAAGCAAAAACATTTTGTCTTTTGTTAAAATGGCCTTCAATAACATAACATAGTCAGCAGTCGTAGTGGTCCTTCTGGTTTACCATATAAACGTTAAAACAAAAATCACTTAAGAACATCTAAACAACAAACTaaataaatcttaaataatataaCCCCATGTTTTACATTTAATCTTCGACATTTTGGGCAGGTTTAGTGTTGGAGGAGGTCTCCCCAATGTGAGCAACAGACTCAGTGGACGgattgacaaatttttttagtatgtCCTGAACTTTTGGATCAAGTGATGGATGAGGCTCAATGACAGGCTTGATTGTGGCTTGGACTAGTTCATCTGTGGGTTCACAAATATCCGCTTTGAAGATCTAGTTTTCAAAAAAGGCGTTTGTCCATATTAATGACCAAAGTTGTGAGGAAACGAAAACATTTAGTACAAGTAAGGTGAAGTTCTTTCAAATTGGGGAGAGTACCTTGACAATGTTGCGGACAGTGATGTTTAGGTAGCAAATTTTATGTCTATGACCAAAAGTCGCAACCTGCTATGAACAACTAAAGAATGTTACTATGACAAGGATATAACGCATACCAATTCCATGTTAAAAATGACATTATTAAATGTGTGTGACGCAAACTTGACTTACGGTGTTCAAAAGTAAAACTGCTCCAATAGTAAGATCTCTCCCATATTCTAGATGAAGAAGTACTTTCCGGTGCACACTTGCCCAAACCGTGCCAGTAGGATGACATTGTTCCAAAAGTCCATAACAGTAAGATATTAATAGTGACAATGCACATAACGTCAACGAAGATGACATTGTTCCAAAAGTCCATATGTGTTTTCAGACATTGGACGCTGTGAAGGTTTTTTACAGAAATTTTGCTATAAAAAGTGGGTTTGGTGTTAGGATCAGAAGTTCACTACGTGGTGCAGACAATGAAATCAACTACATCAAGTTAGTATGTTCGCGTGAAGGAAATTACGTTTCTGCCATTCCCCTAGAATTGAAGACCGTGCcaagtcaaaaaaaaaacagtacaAAACAGGTATAACTGTTGGgaagaaggaagggaaatggtACATAAGGAGTGTTGTCACTGATCATAGTCATGACATAAGTCCATAGAAGTCAAAGCTAATACGTGTCAACTGTAAAGTAAACATGCATGCTAGGCAAACTGTTGACATCAACGACGAAGCCGGTGTTAGGATCAACAAAAGTTTTCGATCACTGGTTTGTGAGGCCGGTGGATATGATAACATAAGCTTCATTGAGCGGGATGTTCGC encodes:
- the LOC114174370 gene encoding uncharacterized protein LOC114174370, whose amino-acid sequence is MAGKGQSDEKPSCKDTRYTIPMVFATVKPLQICNPLMLEMLKRWLLAQESFLVMQRCIPLSCGDISMCLGLGGVGVDVEFDKNICGVVGSVMKDKLLTVENVIHVIKSLVEARFVDVDNICRLYILVCFAVLYFPRNSRTISNIPFSVLDNIDRLSTYNWGKAVHTYLVKSLSRAFLALGQTKICLSGSTIVLQLWVVERLRLCASDAEFVFPRILGWTDFQLKRRRVEKLFQETHIFLEWRLREEDHENEIIREALQLGDEGQSKKAHVDNKAASTQDLLKKLRKHGRRLQKLKKHMTELREEILSRSHVGDEEEGENVDEKGAKGVHKKGDVEVEVEEREQEDEIGERVHKGFDLNSESDVAQFGEVLALQVIAPYDPQQLSINSLGVDLMKLYNTVTYDRTPYRLVANINGQILGTSECSGFGPPNKVDNMAVLFGASTMMYFERRKYGHVKRVAFNPLYATHVLHDSRRMKINRRQWILKDYEAYFRAGLISVEDIVDADFLFAPMVHEGHWWCYAVNCQQKKLYVLDSIGHSNKNRKRVDNAIAHNMGLLFGMLLKCGDDEYPIFEAECHNTPIQPNLYDCGIIVFQMMELWDGEKKFDDNTMPNYTNDQLQQIRQQYIWKWILDVDNIQRQDVLQYYELLVRR